From a region of the Acidobacteriota bacterium genome:
- a CDS encoding nucleotidyl transferase AbiEii/AbiGii toxin family protein — translation MDAVTPIRFVEQFHLLFLVQLSRRVDKKLFVVKDGCNLRFFHRSIRYSEDMDLDLGDVDTHVFRDKVREIFASRPFAQILEARAIRIDHVTEHKQTDTTQRWKLALRVEDAAVPLPTKIEFSRRGLDEGVTFGSVDANVARMYQLPPLMVSHYDAATAFRQKVGALAGRRETQARDVFDLHHLLATGGAAGAVEQPDRRVAERASANAMTVDFGMFKSQVLAYLPPDDQARYDSSSVWETIVLEVVEALRMGQP, via the coding sequence ATGGACGCCGTCACACCCATCCGATTCGTCGAACAGTTTCATCTCCTGTTTCTCGTCCAGCTCAGCCGACGTGTAGACAAGAAGCTCTTCGTCGTCAAAGACGGATGCAATCTCCGCTTCTTCCACCGGAGCATCCGCTACTCCGAGGACATGGACCTCGATCTGGGTGACGTGGACACCCACGTCTTCCGGGACAAGGTGCGAGAGATTTTCGCTTCGCGGCCCTTCGCCCAGATCCTCGAGGCCAGGGCTATCCGCATCGACCACGTGACCGAGCATAAGCAGACCGACACGACCCAACGCTGGAAACTTGCACTCCGCGTAGAGGACGCCGCCGTTCCGCTTCCGACGAAGATCGAGTTCTCGAGGCGCGGCCTGGACGAAGGCGTGACGTTTGGCAGCGTCGATGCGAACGTGGCGCGCATGTACCAGTTGCCGCCGCTGATGGTGAGTCACTACGATGCCGCGACGGCGTTCCGCCAGAAGGTTGGTGCGCTCGCGGGACGTCGCGAAACCCAGGCGCGCGACGTGTTCGATCTGCACCACCTGCTCGCGACCGGTGGAGCAGCGGGCGCGGTGGAACAACCCGACCGGCGGGTGGCCGAGCGGGCGAGCGCCAATGCGATGACGGTCGACTTCGGGATGTTCAAGAGCCAGGTGCTGGCCTACCTTCCACCCGACGATCAGGCGCGCTACGACTCATCGTCGGTCTGGGAGACCATCGTGCTGGAGGTGGTCGAGGCGCTCAGGATGGGCCAGCCATGA
- a CDS encoding L,D-transpeptidase family protein, which translates to MRRGDRHMWRRLAVAVVGVLLLGGAYLAVRTVASRRETVMQTAADAARAAVRSARAEDAMRWAPDELAAAELASRDALTSQRVEQVRAWPIPDAAPVVDAWFAAERAAHAAATSARSRRTEAARSASTQIEEARAALSASELVAATIHLGPGRWLLATARTVLDEARAYQRAGALETAAARARDAASLAERVRDHAAAVAARYADAETVARWQRWKSETIAWSRREGRAAIVVVKDAHLMTLFVHGELVKSYTVELGFNWIADKLQEGDGATPEGRYRVVARMDHLASDYYKALLIDYPNAEDRAEFGRAHRRGEIPASARIGGLIEIHGGGGRQYDWTNGCVSVTNPDIDNLFGRVSVGTPVTIVGSDTYGPIAEFANQHRRDATNRRP; encoded by the coding sequence ATGCGACGCGGTGACCGCCACATGTGGCGCAGGCTGGCCGTGGCGGTTGTCGGCGTACTGCTCCTGGGAGGGGCGTACCTCGCCGTGCGAACCGTGGCCTCGCGCCGGGAGACGGTAATGCAGACGGCGGCGGACGCCGCGCGTGCCGCCGTACGGTCCGCCCGCGCCGAGGATGCCATGCGCTGGGCCCCCGACGAGCTGGCGGCCGCCGAGCTGGCGTCACGTGACGCGCTCACCAGCCAAAGGGTTGAGCAAGTGCGCGCCTGGCCGATACCCGACGCGGCACCGGTGGTCGACGCCTGGTTTGCCGCCGAACGCGCAGCACACGCAGCAGCGACATCGGCGCGCAGCCGCCGCACCGAGGCGGCCCGCTCCGCGAGCACGCAGATTGAAGAGGCCCGCGCGGCTTTGTCGGCCAGCGAACTGGTGGCGGCGACGATTCACCTTGGGCCCGGGCGATGGCTGCTGGCCACGGCGCGAACAGTGCTCGATGAGGCACGTGCCTACCAGCGTGCGGGCGCGCTCGAGACCGCAGCGGCGCGCGCGCGGGATGCGGCATCGCTGGCCGAGAGGGTGCGCGACCACGCCGCCGCTGTCGCGGCGCGGTATGCCGACGCCGAGACCGTCGCCCGATGGCAGCGCTGGAAGAGCGAGACCATCGCCTGGTCGCGGCGCGAGGGGCGCGCGGCCATCGTGGTCGTGAAAGACGCGCACCTGATGACGCTCTTCGTGCATGGCGAGCTTGTGAAAAGCTATACCGTCGAGCTCGGCTTCAACTGGATCGCCGACAAGCTCCAGGAAGGGGACGGCGCCACGCCCGAGGGACGGTACCGCGTCGTGGCGCGCATGGACCACCTGGCCTCCGACTACTACAAGGCGTTGCTCATCGACTATCCCAACGCCGAGGATCGTGCGGAGTTCGGCCGTGCGCACCGCCGCGGCGAGATCCCGGCGTCGGCCCGGATCGGCGGGCTCATCGAAATCCATGGCGGAGGCGGCCGCCAGTACGACTGGACCAATGGCTGCGTGAGCGTGACCAACCCGGACATCGACAACCTGTTCGGCCGCGTGAGCGTGGGCACACCCGTGACCATCGTTGGGAGCGACACCTATGGACCCATTGCCGAGTTTGCCAACCAGCACCGGCGCGACGCCACCAACCGCAGGCCCTGA
- a CDS encoding TonB-dependent receptor — translation MWTKVMLSVAVALTFASEAVAQCRVEGVVRSLTGAPVAGAMVVLDPPIRKTSTDAEGRYGFDDVKAGSRVKVTALQGGREMAWAFSLVSRWVEQIDLQERPLPPVLSAVSFNDVRGIVRTIDGRPLAAVSITVDEPKLSVMTDAAGRYVLTGMPSGVPLVVHAGTTGFKTATQEVVVPAARVFDVDFSLTEASATPSESGSAGKSNLDTFGESDGRTLRPEQVKGLPSLVEKDVFRAVQLLPGVAGTQEASTDLMVRGSTSDQTLITYDGITLYNVDHLFGFYSAVNMEGIQAADFTKSNVTAGDGGRLSGTLRLTGQSKAAAGPTGFVDMSMLGLGGLVSVPLGDRASLLLAARRSNPSSLYDNVLDLMDIGGKQAARGRPVAWSGGILRAPSESQFHDFNGKFELKASSTDRLSVSVYDAMSVLDRSRDLPVDSSTITALANEGMALPSTAVSQSADVQDWTSRGVGGSWAHQWSSSTTTTLTVGRSEYSDHRDRASMVTDPSTGEDFSMAVRRGGNNASTDATQIRDTTVRLDSSIALGFAHALSLGGEMTALDIGYAATREAITGRRPDGGYDEQLGPLLDRSGTGRLTTVFAQDGWRPSARFMLSPGVRVTHYDVTGSSYVEPRLSFSYQATSLARVKGGWGIDHQFANRVTHEDLVQGDSAFWTLADGTTVPVERSRQIFGGGSLETSTFLMDVQVYYKALDDLAIFAPRLMAGAPLDDGANAMHLGSGTSRGMEVLLQQKSSSNNAWISYTLSKAEYAFPTLEANVFPGSQDQTHEVKVADIARIGARWTVGATWVYSSGRPTTPVSGVGQAWWPSGLVVYQPAFGAKNSERLPAYHRLDLSTQREFRMAGVKSTLGVSVLNVYNRSNVWFRDYQGLGSTSIVNDVTLMGRTVNFFAKIGF, via the coding sequence ATGTGGACCAAAGTAATGCTGAGCGTTGCGGTGGCGCTGACATTCGCCAGCGAGGCAGTGGCGCAGTGCCGAGTGGAGGGTGTGGTGCGGAGTCTTACCGGCGCGCCAGTGGCCGGAGCCATGGTTGTGCTCGACCCGCCGATCCGAAAGACCTCCACGGACGCAGAAGGCCGCTACGGATTCGATGATGTGAAGGCGGGCAGCCGCGTCAAAGTCACGGCGTTGCAGGGCGGACGTGAAATGGCCTGGGCGTTCTCGCTCGTGTCCCGCTGGGTCGAGCAGATTGATCTCCAGGAGAGGCCTCTGCCTCCCGTACTGAGCGCGGTCTCATTCAACGACGTCCGAGGCATCGTGCGTACGATTGATGGCCGGCCGCTCGCCGCAGTCAGTATCACGGTCGACGAACCGAAATTGAGCGTCATGACAGATGCAGCGGGTCGATATGTCTTGACGGGCATGCCGTCCGGCGTTCCCCTTGTGGTTCACGCCGGTACCACGGGCTTCAAGACGGCCACACAGGAAGTGGTGGTGCCGGCTGCGCGGGTGTTCGATGTTGATTTCAGCCTCACAGAGGCCTCGGCAACGCCGTCCGAGTCCGGGTCCGCAGGAAAGTCGAATCTCGACACCTTCGGAGAATCCGATGGCAGAACCCTCCGTCCCGAGCAGGTGAAGGGTCTGCCCAGCCTCGTTGAGAAGGACGTCTTCCGCGCCGTGCAGTTGCTGCCGGGCGTGGCGGGAACGCAAGAAGCCTCAACCGACCTCATGGTTCGCGGGAGCACGTCCGACCAGACGCTCATCACCTACGACGGCATCACGCTCTACAACGTCGATCATCTGTTCGGCTTCTACAGCGCCGTGAACATGGAAGGCATCCAGGCAGCGGACTTCACGAAGAGCAATGTCACCGCCGGCGACGGCGGTCGGCTGTCAGGAACCCTTCGCCTGACGGGCCAGTCGAAGGCCGCGGCCGGGCCGACTGGATTCGTGGACATGAGTATGCTCGGTCTGGGAGGCCTTGTCAGTGTGCCGCTCGGCGACCGTGCGTCCCTCCTTCTGGCAGCCCGACGATCCAATCCGAGTTCGCTCTACGACAATGTCCTCGATTTGATGGACATCGGCGGCAAACAAGCGGCCCGTGGTCGCCCGGTCGCATGGAGCGGCGGGATTCTCCGAGCCCCGTCGGAGTCCCAGTTCCACGACTTCAACGGCAAGTTCGAACTGAAAGCCAGCAGCACGGACCGCCTGTCAGTCAGCGTGTACGACGCCATGAGCGTTCTCGATCGTTCCCGGGATCTGCCGGTGGATAGCTCGACCATCACCGCCCTGGCGAACGAGGGAATGGCGCTGCCGTCCACCGCCGTCTCACAGAGCGCTGATGTGCAGGACTGGACGTCGCGCGGCGTCGGCGGCAGTTGGGCTCACCAGTGGTCGTCTTCTACGACGACAACGCTCACCGTCGGCCGCTCGGAGTACTCGGACCATCGAGATCGGGCGTCCATGGTGACGGATCCCTCCACCGGCGAGGACTTTTCGATGGCGGTCCGTCGAGGCGGGAACAACGCGTCGACTGACGCCACCCAGATTCGCGACACCACCGTGCGACTCGATTCGTCGATCGCTCTCGGATTCGCGCACGCGCTGTCGCTCGGCGGGGAGATGACGGCGCTCGACATCGGCTATGCCGCCACGCGGGAAGCCATCACCGGGAGGCGTCCGGACGGGGGGTACGATGAGCAACTCGGTCCCCTGCTCGACCGGTCTGGCACCGGCCGACTGACGACGGTTTTCGCACAGGATGGCTGGCGTCCGAGTGCGCGGTTCATGTTGTCGCCAGGTGTGCGCGTGACGCATTACGACGTCACGGGATCATCGTATGTCGAGCCTCGGCTCAGCTTCAGCTACCAGGCGACGTCCCTGGCACGAGTGAAAGGCGGGTGGGGGATTGACCACCAGTTCGCCAATCGTGTGACGCACGAGGATCTGGTGCAAGGCGACAGTGCTTTCTGGACGCTGGCCGACGGAACCACGGTGCCCGTGGAGCGTTCCCGACAGATCTTTGGCGGCGGCAGTCTCGAGACGTCGACCTTCCTCATGGACGTTCAGGTGTACTACAAGGCGCTCGACGACCTGGCGATCTTCGCCCCTCGATTGATGGCCGGGGCGCCTCTCGACGATGGCGCAAACGCGATGCACCTGGGGTCGGGAACGTCGCGGGGGATGGAAGTGCTCCTCCAGCAGAAATCGAGTTCGAACAACGCCTGGATCAGCTACACCCTCAGCAAGGCCGAGTACGCATTTCCGACGCTCGAGGCCAACGTGTTCCCTGGGTCTCAGGATCAGACGCATGAAGTCAAGGTCGCGGACATCGCGCGCATCGGCGCGCGATGGACCGTGGGCGCGACGTGGGTGTATTCCTCCGGGCGGCCGACCACACCAGTCAGTGGGGTTGGGCAGGCGTGGTGGCCGAGCGGGCTGGTGGTCTACCAGCCCGCCTTCGGCGCGAAGAACTCAGAGCGGTTGCCGGCGTATCACCGGCTTGACCTCTCGACACAGCGCGAATTCCGAATGGCCGGCGTCAAGAGTACACTTGGCGTGTCCGTGCTCAACGTCTACAACCGAAGCAACGTCTGGTTCCGCGACTACCAGGGGCTGGGCAGCACGTCGATCGTCAACGACGTGACGCTGATGGGCCGGACAGTCAACTTCTTCGCAAAGATCGGTTTCTGA
- a CDS encoding TIM barrel protein encodes MNEHSRRDFVRLAAVTAALGAMSGAGERAFAAAGAAAPRAPFDLGIASYTFRSFPLDQAIAMTARLRVRKLTLKDMHLPMAITAQEMEAVRAKMKAAGVELSSCGVVYMKTEEEVHKAFAYARLAGISMMVGVPDAPLLGLAEQKVKETGIAMAVHNHGSNDQRFPSPESAYRLIEKMDRRVGLCIDVGHTQRLGLDPAVEVERFFDRLLDVHIKDVSSADAKGTTVEIGSGVIDIPKLLKTLVRLGYSNTIHFEHEKDEKDPFPGVAESVGYVRGVLAAV; translated from the coding sequence ATGAACGAACATTCCCGACGCGATTTCGTGAGGCTCGCCGCGGTCACGGCGGCACTCGGTGCGATGTCGGGTGCCGGGGAGCGCGCGTTCGCCGCCGCAGGCGCCGCGGCCCCTCGTGCGCCGTTCGATCTCGGCATCGCCTCTTACACGTTCCGCTCGTTCCCATTGGACCAGGCGATCGCGATGACCGCACGCCTGCGCGTGCGGAAGCTCACGTTGAAGGACATGCACCTGCCGATGGCCATCACGGCCCAGGAGATGGAGGCGGTGCGCGCGAAGATGAAGGCCGCCGGCGTCGAACTCTCGTCGTGCGGCGTCGTCTACATGAAGACGGAAGAGGAGGTCCACAAGGCGTTCGCGTACGCCCGGTTGGCAGGCATCAGCATGATGGTGGGCGTGCCGGACGCGCCGCTGCTGGGACTGGCCGAGCAGAAGGTGAAAGAGACCGGCATCGCGATGGCTGTCCACAACCACGGCTCCAACGATCAGCGCTTCCCGAGCCCCGAGAGCGCCTACCGGCTGATCGAGAAGATGGATCGCCGCGTGGGGCTCTGCATCGACGTGGGCCACACGCAGCGTCTGGGCCTGGACCCGGCGGTCGAGGTCGAGCGGTTTTTCGATCGGCTCCTCGACGTGCACATCAAGGACGTCAGCTCCGCTGATGCGAAGGGCACCACCGTCGAGATCGGGAGCGGCGTCATCGACATCCCGAAGCTCCTGAAGACCCTCGTCAGGCTCGGGTACTCGAACACGATTCACTTCGAGCACGAAAAGGACGAGAAGGACCCGTTTCCGGGCGTGGCCGAATCGGTCGGTTACGTGCGGGGCGTGCTGGCGGCCGTGTGA
- a CDS encoding DUF499 domain-containing protein, with translation MTKLPWTPWHKVVTLREDIKTGELALNEFAADLYDVVMKRGTRRIYEDPAEFFALTFPTLALRELAKDVVQRLAAKNQKAVRQLETTYGGGKTHALITLFHLVNDPARLPDLQSVREFRAHVGIDAPATQVAMLPFDKFDVEKGIEVRSPEGNVRMLRQPWSALAWQLGGADGLRMLHRDSKDEERTSPPAENTLADLLKMPLTRGKSTLLLIDEVLMFARVAVDVDGGWRERLKNFFQYLTQAATKVDRCCIVASLLATDPDRSDSVGKEITGELYDIFRREREAGVEPVGKKDVAEVLRRRFFTPESLENPAKFRSHVINALKGVIDLDDETKKSQKDAEERFLASYPFHPDLTEVLYSKWTQLQGFQRTRGVLRTFAQALRDAERWGDWSPLVGPSVFLGPADGDVVSQAARELTQVATVEVYEGKRQEWTAILAGELDKAQRVQTDYTSLKHREVEQAVIATFLHSQPSGQKAQLRELLVLVGTTRPDKIELRKALCGWFDTSWFLDETVSAGGVDDAGLKPPPSVWRLGSTPNLKQMHADAKTRVSEELAEDRLLEEIRRTKSLTATATQAGARVHNLPEKPALVEDDGQFRFVVLGPAAASESGKPSPEARRFIQETTASDRPRKERNAIVLAVPSRDGIMAARTAVRDHLAWLGVGDTLTSGGHKLDAIRHQNLLSYTAAALGRVTDTIQQAYCIVVTVSENDEIQAFKLQPPSGPLFSAIKADNRSRIEETAISADALLPGGPYQLWREGEDSRWAKDLIGAFARFPHLPKMLRRDAIVETIAHGCSEGFYVARLLRPDKSLRTWWRQTIEADALEDPRLELVLPDKAELAGISADLVCPGAIDDLWPVGVSAPVTVGTVRQFFDGRHTMRVSRGGYDEPVPVPKADSTVVDEAIRSSVGDGRLWLSNGPASLFEEDVPIGLVTDSAELRRPPAPLSPLSLLPEQLPEAWRDGCIDGWSLTAALSDETGPALPWKTVAAALDSAFRAGLLERTPDSGPWPCDYAGAKSLKVSMVRRSPQSRESVKQEPEVVSLRADQLQDLVDVLPELLKVTAGHELRFRVTVEISGKKVPDAVVTSAVNAMLDKIEPGLKTR, from the coding sequence ATGACGAAGCTGCCGTGGACGCCGTGGCACAAGGTGGTGACACTGCGCGAGGACATCAAGACGGGAGAACTCGCGCTCAACGAGTTCGCGGCGGATCTCTACGACGTAGTGATGAAGCGCGGGACACGGCGCATCTACGAAGATCCGGCCGAGTTTTTTGCGCTGACGTTTCCGACGCTGGCCCTCCGAGAACTGGCCAAGGACGTCGTTCAGCGCCTTGCGGCGAAGAACCAGAAAGCTGTCCGACAACTGGAAACCACCTACGGTGGCGGGAAGACGCATGCGCTGATTACGCTCTTTCACCTGGTCAACGACCCCGCGCGGCTGCCCGACCTCCAAAGCGTGAGGGAGTTCCGCGCGCACGTCGGGATCGACGCGCCCGCCACACAGGTGGCCATGCTTCCCTTCGACAAGTTCGACGTTGAAAAGGGCATCGAGGTCCGAAGCCCCGAAGGCAACGTCCGAATGCTCCGCCAGCCCTGGAGTGCGCTGGCATGGCAGTTGGGGGGGGCGGACGGGCTTCGAATGCTCCACAGGGACAGCAAGGACGAAGAACGCACGTCGCCGCCGGCCGAGAACACGCTTGCCGACCTGCTCAAGATGCCGCTCACCCGCGGCAAGTCCACACTGCTCCTGATTGACGAAGTGCTGATGTTCGCCCGCGTGGCGGTGGACGTTGACGGAGGCTGGCGCGAACGGTTGAAGAACTTCTTCCAGTACCTTACCCAGGCGGCTACCAAGGTCGACCGGTGCTGCATCGTTGCCTCTTTGCTGGCCACCGATCCGGACCGCAGCGACTCGGTGGGAAAGGAAATCACCGGCGAGCTGTACGACATCTTCAGGCGCGAGCGCGAGGCAGGTGTCGAGCCTGTCGGGAAGAAGGACGTCGCCGAGGTGCTGCGACGCAGGTTCTTCACTCCCGAGTCTCTCGAGAACCCAGCCAAGTTCCGTTCGCACGTGATCAACGCGCTCAAGGGCGTTATTGATCTCGACGACGAGACAAAGAAGTCTCAGAAGGACGCTGAAGAGCGGTTTCTGGCGAGCTACCCGTTCCATCCGGACCTGACGGAGGTTCTCTACAGCAAGTGGACACAACTCCAGGGTTTCCAGCGAACCCGTGGTGTGCTCCGCACCTTCGCGCAGGCGCTCCGGGACGCCGAACGGTGGGGTGACTGGTCGCCGCTGGTCGGTCCGAGCGTGTTCCTCGGACCAGCCGATGGTGACGTCGTTTCCCAGGCTGCGCGTGAGTTGACGCAGGTCGCGACTGTCGAAGTCTACGAAGGCAAGCGCCAGGAATGGACCGCCATCCTCGCCGGTGAGCTCGACAAGGCGCAGCGGGTCCAGACCGACTACACCAGCCTCAAACACCGGGAAGTCGAACAGGCCGTCATTGCCACCTTCCTGCACTCCCAGCCGTCCGGACAAAAGGCCCAGTTGCGAGAACTTCTCGTTCTTGTCGGTACGACGCGTCCCGACAAGATCGAACTCCGCAAGGCGCTGTGCGGATGGTTCGATACGTCATGGTTCCTTGATGAGACGGTATCTGCCGGTGGTGTCGACGATGCCGGGCTGAAGCCGCCTCCATCGGTGTGGCGGCTGGGCTCGACGCCAAACCTGAAGCAGATGCACGCGGATGCGAAGACCCGCGTGTCAGAGGAACTTGCAGAAGACCGCCTGCTTGAGGAGATCCGAAGGACCAAGAGCCTGACCGCTACCGCAACTCAGGCTGGCGCTCGTGTCCACAACCTCCCGGAGAAGCCGGCCCTGGTCGAAGACGACGGGCAGTTCCGCTTTGTCGTGTTGGGCCCCGCAGCTGCATCTGAATCGGGGAAGCCCAGCCCGGAGGCGCGGCGGTTTATTCAGGAAACCACGGCGTCCGATCGTCCCCGCAAGGAACGCAACGCGATCGTTCTGGCGGTGCCATCTCGCGACGGCATCATGGCAGCCCGCACAGCCGTGCGAGACCACCTGGCGTGGCTAGGTGTCGGGGACACACTGACAAGCGGAGGCCACAAACTCGACGCCATCCGCCATCAAAACCTCTTGTCCTACACCGCAGCGGCCCTCGGTCGGGTGACGGACACCATCCAGCAGGCGTATTGCATCGTCGTCACGGTCAGTGAGAACGACGAGATTCAGGCGTTCAAACTACAGCCACCGAGCGGCCCGCTGTTCAGTGCGATCAAAGCTGACAATCGCTCGCGAATCGAGGAAACGGCGATCAGTGCTGATGCGTTGCTTCCTGGCGGGCCCTATCAGTTGTGGCGCGAAGGCGAGGACTCGCGTTGGGCCAAGGACCTGATTGGGGCATTCGCACGTTTTCCACACCTGCCAAAGATGTTGCGGCGCGATGCGATCGTCGAGACCATTGCCCATGGATGTTCCGAGGGCTTCTATGTCGCGCGCCTGCTGCGCCCGGACAAGTCTCTGCGGACGTGGTGGCGCCAGACGATTGAGGCAGACGCGCTGGAGGATCCACGGCTGGAACTGGTGCTGCCGGACAAGGCCGAACTCGCGGGCATCTCGGCGGACTTGGTGTGTCCTGGTGCGATTGACGACTTGTGGCCCGTTGGTGTGTCGGCTCCCGTAACCGTCGGAACCGTGCGGCAGTTCTTTGACGGCCGGCATACGATGCGCGTGTCGCGTGGAGGATATGACGAACCGGTGCCGGTTCCGAAAGCCGATTCCACGGTGGTGGATGAGGCAATTCGTTCGTCGGTCGGTGACGGGCGATTGTGGCTCAGCAACGGGCCAGCCAGCCTGTTCGAAGAGGATGTGCCCATTGGGTTGGTCACCGACTCGGCAGAACTCCGGCGACCGCCGGCGCCGTTGTCTCCCTTGTCGCTTCTCCCCGAACAGCTGCCCGAGGCGTGGCGAGACGGCTGTATCGACGGCTGGTCGTTGACGGCCGCGCTTTCCGATGAGACCGGGCCCGCACTGCCATGGAAGACGGTGGCTGCCGCGCTCGACTCCGCGTTCCGTGCGGGGCTGCTCGAACGAACCCCGGACTCCGGACCCTGGCCATGTGATTACGCGGGTGCGAAATCGCTCAAGGTCTCGATGGTCAGGCGGTCGCCCCAGTCGAGAGAATCCGTCAAACAAGAGCCCGAAGTGGTGTCGCTACGGGCGGATCAACTGCAAGATCTTGTTGACGTTTTGCCGGAGTTGCTCAAGGTAACAGCCGGGCACGAACTCCGCTTCAGAGTTACCGTGGAGATCAGCGGTAAGAAGGTACCAGACGCCGTCGTCACGAGCGCCGTAAACGCGATGCTGGACAAGATCGAACCGGGACTCAAGACTCGCTAG
- a CDS encoding O-antigen ligase family protein, translating to MTALWMAYLFVLPFHRIWSLPWLGTKLQPPEILFLALATAAAVRWWRGQARWQPVPSDAAAVAWLIANVVAVVTPTGRLRFTDAGALSEALGAVSLVGLYAAVRLTATPQLVSRVGEWYGRSAAVAAVLGLIGVVLAWCGAPTRLATIVWTLVPYLQHAPRAQAFTAGPQMLASILLLAVPLFIGNRLNHGWRRRDTAVILLIILGLAATLSKTALCAVAAVAVMWASGRRPGAADRGARARRRMWLAGAVSLVVAVVFTAGSHLMLVRGAEVERWRVGQVVGGRPVASFEWSGESWLLMPTTYAYNKQASLIAIEEAWPAGVGPGQQPAFAARLQREGRFPTSMWITFPHSTYLGPVAELGAPGLLALALLLVTGGLAIRRLLRSPQLPRWEAAAYAGAGAALLIEAISTDLLNCRHYWWFFAIMAARVAEVSRVDRVAPRSAVSDVEPPHDLQTGV from the coding sequence GTGACCGCGTTGTGGATGGCCTACCTCTTCGTCCTGCCGTTTCACCGCATCTGGTCGCTGCCGTGGCTGGGCACGAAGCTCCAGCCGCCTGAAATCCTGTTCCTGGCACTGGCTACCGCGGCCGCCGTGCGGTGGTGGCGGGGGCAGGCGCGCTGGCAGCCCGTGCCGAGTGACGCCGCCGCGGTGGCTTGGCTCATCGCCAATGTGGTTGCCGTCGTGACGCCCACCGGCCGCCTGCGTTTCACCGATGCGGGGGCGCTCAGCGAAGCGCTCGGCGCCGTGTCGCTGGTCGGCCTGTACGCCGCCGTCCGACTCACGGCGACGCCACAACTGGTAAGCCGAGTTGGCGAATGGTATGGGAGGTCGGCAGCCGTGGCTGCGGTGCTCGGCCTCATCGGAGTGGTTCTGGCGTGGTGTGGCGCGCCGACCCGGCTGGCGACGATCGTGTGGACGCTCGTCCCGTACCTGCAGCACGCCCCGCGTGCGCAGGCCTTCACGGCAGGTCCCCAGATGCTCGCCAGCATCCTCCTGCTGGCGGTACCGCTGTTCATCGGCAACCGGCTGAACCACGGATGGCGTCGACGCGACACGGCCGTGATCCTGTTGATCATCCTCGGGCTCGCCGCCACCCTGTCGAAGACGGCGCTCTGCGCGGTGGCGGCGGTGGCCGTGATGTGGGCCTCGGGTCGACGCCCGGGCGCAGCCGATCGCGGCGCCCGGGCTCGACGGCGCATGTGGCTGGCAGGCGCCGTGTCGCTGGTCGTGGCTGTCGTCTTCACGGCGGGCTCGCACCTGATGCTGGTGCGCGGAGCCGAGGTGGAGCGGTGGCGCGTTGGACAGGTTGTCGGCGGCCGGCCGGTCGCGTCGTTCGAGTGGTCTGGAGAGTCGTGGCTGCTGATGCCCACGACCTACGCCTACAACAAGCAGGCGAGCCTGATCGCGATTGAAGAGGCCTGGCCCGCGGGCGTGGGCCCGGGTCAGCAGCCCGCCTTCGCGGCGCGTCTGCAGCGCGAGGGGCGATTCCCCACGTCGATGTGGATCACGTTCCCGCACTCCACCTACCTGGGGCCGGTGGCGGAGCTTGGCGCGCCTGGACTGCTGGCGCTCGCGCTGCTGTTGGTGACGGGGGGCCTCGCCATCAGACGGCTGCTCAGGTCGCCGCAGCTCCCGCGATGGGAGGCCGCTGCCTACGCGGGAGCAGGGGCCGCCTTGCTCATTGAGGCGATCTCGACCGACCTGCTCAACTGCCGTCACTACTGGTGGTTCTTCGCGATCATGGCGGCGCGTGTGGCGGAGGTGAGCCGGGTCGACCGCGTCGCACCACGCAGCGCCGTCTCTGATGTCGAGCCGCCCCATGACCTGCAGACAGGCGTATGA
- a CDS encoding L,D-transpeptidase yields MDPLPSLPTSTGATPPTAGPEPGPVAAPPVAGLITRALRRLVQVRFDRRAVVAVAISALFVGIAWAGTGYRYQPFIDGPATISGKVPTGDGELKPLAARLDRRFRELTARLKTTAPRGVYIVIDQTQNRLYLKRDDDTLLEARCSAGSGMVLKETGGKKREWVFDSPRGRFEVLAMWRNPVWAKPDWAFIEEGQPIPINPADRLESGSLGEYALYFGNGFMIHGTLYERLLGRAVSHGCVRVGRDDLRKVWANARLGTRIYIY; encoded by the coding sequence ATGGACCCATTGCCGAGTTTGCCAACCAGCACCGGCGCGACGCCACCAACCGCAGGCCCTGAGCCCGGTCCGGTCGCCGCGCCTCCGGTGGCCGGTTTGATCACGCGGGCGCTGCGCCGCCTCGTCCAGGTCCGATTCGACCGGCGCGCGGTGGTCGCGGTAGCGATATCCGCGCTGTTCGTCGGCATCGCGTGGGCCGGCACCGGCTACCGCTACCAGCCATTCATCGACGGGCCTGCGACAATTTCGGGCAAGGTCCCGACCGGCGATGGGGAACTGAAGCCACTTGCCGCGCGCCTGGATCGGCGGTTTCGCGAACTCACCGCGCGACTGAAAACCACCGCCCCTCGAGGTGTCTACATCGTCATCGACCAGACCCAAAACCGGCTCTACCTGAAACGCGATGACGACACGCTGCTCGAGGCGAGGTGCTCGGCCGGATCGGGGATGGTGCTGAAGGAGACAGGCGGCAAGAAGCGCGAATGGGTGTTCGACTCGCCCCGCGGCCGGTTCGAGGTCCTGGCGATGTGGCGCAATCCGGTGTGGGCGAAGCCCGACTGGGCCTTCATCGAAGAGGGCCAGCCGATCCCGATCAACCCGGCGGACCGGCTCGAGTCGGGATCGCTCGGCGAGTACGCCCTGTATTTCGGCAACGGCTTTATGATCCACGGCACGCTCTACGAGCGCCTGCTGGGCCGGGCCGTGTCGCACGGCTGCGTCCGCGTCGGACGTGACGACCTGCGGAAGGTCTGGGCGAATGCGCGGCTCGGCACGCGCATCTACATCTACTGA